A stretch of the Vagococcus xieshaowenii genome encodes the following:
- a CDS encoding metallophosphoesterase family protein encodes MNILHLSDIHYRREYEASEIGYKAMLAKMQNPLIPLETCLTAILQQTKLDLVIISGDLTEDGAITDYHYLKKWFYDKLNDIPIIVTLGNHDIKEHFRIGWCQEDSQTASSNPYNHVATYPDFTIISFDNSCHGYADGIADEQQFQWLAETLEQEHDRPIILVTHHHLLPQQSSMPIWPGTKRFLDLIAPYNISCILNGHTHHHFNAEINRIPYFTVSGMSFVGEDEGEGIVRFEERYGYNLYRVEQGHIIQSTSETLIPGHVLETIDMKK; translated from the coding sequence ATGAATATATTACATCTATCAGATATACATTATCGTAGAGAATACGAAGCAAGTGAAATCGGCTATAAAGCGATGTTAGCAAAAATGCAAAACCCACTTATCCCACTTGAAACATGTTTAACAGCAATTCTCCAACAAACCAAACTAGATTTAGTTATCATTAGTGGGGATTTGACGGAAGATGGTGCGATAACTGACTATCACTATTTAAAAAAATGGTTCTATGATAAGCTAAATGACATCCCCATCATCGTTACTTTGGGAAATCATGATATTAAGGAACATTTTAGAATAGGTTGGTGTCAAGAAGATAGTCAAACAGCTTCTTCTAATCCCTATAATCATGTTGCAACCTATCCGGATTTTACAATTATTTCTTTTGATAACTCTTGTCATGGATATGCAGATGGCATTGCAGATGAACAGCAATTCCAATGGTTAGCTGAAACTTTGGAGCAAGAACATGATCGTCCAATTATTTTAGTCACTCACCACCATCTATTACCACAACAAAGTAGTATGCCTATATGGCCAGGAACTAAACGATTCTTAGATTTAATTGCACCTTATAATATTAGTTGTATTTTAAACGGCCATACCCATCACCACTTTAATGCAGAAATAAATAGGATTCCCTATTTTACAGTTTCAGGCATGTCTTTTGTAGGAGAAGATGAAGGAGAAGGAATCGTTAGATTTGAAGAACGCTACGGCTATAATCTATACCGTGTTGAACAAGGACACATCATCCAATCAACTTCCGAAACATTGATTCCAGGACATGTCTTAGAGACCATTGATATGAAAAAATAA
- the phnE gene encoding phosphonate ABC transporter, permease protein PhnE → MMIRAMSKKTIISLVLLIILVFLSAINLDYSGLKTLSPSMGMDVLRGLAKPKWDFFYDGSGEDLLSLLLLTIGIACLGTMLATILAIPITLISSTNLWQSYPWVTKVGKFICNVLRAFPELIFALIFVKLVGPGPFAGVMAIGVHQIGMLGKLFTEEMESMDEKLIEEMQAVGANFWQIIFYVRIPYLMPIYSSLALNHFEIAVRSAATLGLVGAGGIGAPLIFAIQTRSWDKVSIILIGVVITVFILDQITGIIRKKLR, encoded by the coding sequence ATGATGATACGAGCTATGAGTAAAAAAACGATTATTTCTCTAGTACTCTTGATTATACTTGTTTTCCTATCCGCAATAAATCTTGATTATTCTGGATTAAAGACCCTCTCTCCTTCGATGGGAATGGATGTCCTACGAGGCCTAGCAAAACCAAAATGGGATTTTTTCTATGACGGTAGTGGTGAAGACTTATTAAGTTTACTTTTACTAACGATTGGCATTGCCTGTTTAGGAACCATGTTAGCAACTATTTTAGCAATTCCGATAACACTTATCAGCTCTACTAATCTTTGGCAATCATATCCTTGGGTCACTAAGGTAGGAAAATTCATCTGTAATGTGTTACGAGCTTTTCCAGAATTAATTTTTGCCTTAATTTTTGTAAAACTTGTTGGTCCTGGTCCATTTGCTGGTGTTATGGCAATTGGTGTTCATCAAATTGGAATGCTAGGCAAGTTATTTACCGAAGAAATGGAGTCAATGGATGAAAAATTAATAGAAGAAATGCAGGCGGTAGGCGCAAATTTCTGGCAAATCATTTTTTACGTACGTATTCCCTACTTAATGCCAATTTATTCTTCTTTAGCCTTAAATCATTTTGAAATAGCCGTTCGAAGTGCTGCTACACTTGGTTTAGTTGGTGCTGGAGGAATTGGTGCACCGTTAATTTTTGCTATCCAGACACGATCTTGGGATAAAGTTAGTATTATTTTAATTGGCGTTGTTATTACCGTCTTTATACTAGATCAAATAACAGGAATCATAAGAAAGAAATTGAGATAA
- the phnE gene encoding phosphonate ABC transporter, permease protein PhnE yields MSLKETVHFKWYKHLFVLIFLLVCFQGSAWITEAEFSQLFQNSNQMVSFLSRFVHPDFSYLPKLFRPMMKTLQMSLLGTMIGLLFAVPVSFLATTIVTENRLISTISRFLLGLIRTIPTLLLAALLVAIFGIGEATGVLTIAVFTFGMVSQLMFQAIETIDYGPIEAASAVGANKIQIAIWSIAPQILSQFTSYAFYAFEVNVRSSTVLGYVGAGGIGVILNSSMALMNYERVSIIILTILITVAIVDKLSEQVRRSLA; encoded by the coding sequence ATGAGCTTGAAAGAAACCGTACACTTTAAATGGTATAAGCACTTGTTTGTACTGATTTTCTTACTTGTTTGTTTTCAAGGAAGTGCTTGGATTACTGAGGCTGAATTCTCTCAGCTTTTTCAAAATTCGAATCAAATGGTCTCTTTCCTCTCTCGATTCGTTCATCCTGACTTTAGCTATTTACCAAAATTATTTAGACCCATGATGAAGACACTACAAATGTCATTACTTGGAACGATGATTGGTTTATTGTTTGCCGTCCCCGTTAGTTTTTTAGCAACAACTATTGTGACTGAAAACCGCTTAATTTCGACTATCTCCAGATTTTTACTAGGACTAATCCGAACAATTCCGACCTTACTTTTGGCAGCACTTTTAGTCGCAATCTTCGGAATTGGAGAAGCAACGGGGGTACTAACAATCGCGGTTTTCACATTTGGAATGGTCTCTCAACTAATGTTCCAAGCCATTGAAACAATTGACTATGGTCCTATTGAAGCCGCATCAGCGGTTGGGGCGAATAAAATACAAATTGCTATTTGGTCAATCGCTCCACAAATTTTGAGTCAATTTACGAGCTATGCTTTCTATGCGTTTGAAGTAAATGTTCGTTCATCAACGGTTCTAGGATATGTTGGAGCTGGTGGAATTGGTGTTATACTTAACTCTTCTATGGCATTAATGAATTACGAACGTGTCTCGATTATTATTTTAACTATATTAATTACCGTTGCAATTGTCGATAAATTGAGCGAGCAAGTTAGGAGGTCTCTAGCATGA
- the phnC gene encoding phosphonate ABC transporter ATP-binding protein — protein MIIFDNVSKVYPNGVVGLKDINLTIEDGEFVSIIGLSGAGKSTLLRSINRLVETTSGDIRINDTSITKARKKELRIIRRQIGLISQHFNLVKRSTVQKNVLSGRLGYYSTWKSIFGLFTKEDYQQTNIALETVGLSDKLQIRSDELSGGQQQRVSIARALVQQAPIILADEPVASLDPITTQKVMEDLKNINQSMKKTIIVNLHSVPLAREFSTRIIALNAGEVVFDGSPEALTDERLNQIYGKSIFEEKAGEADELERNRTL, from the coding sequence ATGATAATTTTTGATAACGTTTCAAAGGTTTACCCGAATGGTGTGGTAGGCCTTAAAGATATCAATCTAACAATTGAAGATGGTGAATTTGTTTCCATCATCGGATTAAGTGGTGCGGGAAAAAGTACCCTTTTACGTAGTATCAATCGCTTAGTCGAAACAACAAGTGGTGATATTCGTATCAACGATACCTCTATTACAAAAGCAAGAAAAAAAGAATTAAGAATCATTCGACGACAAATCGGCTTAATTTCACAACACTTCAACCTTGTGAAACGTAGCACCGTTCAAAAAAATGTTCTATCAGGACGATTAGGATATTATTCTACTTGGAAAAGTATTTTCGGTCTTTTTACAAAAGAAGATTATCAACAAACAAATATAGCCTTAGAAACCGTTGGACTATCCGATAAATTACAGATACGTAGTGATGAACTTAGTGGTGGACAACAACAACGCGTTTCGATTGCTCGTGCGCTAGTCCAACAAGCACCTATTATTTTAGCTGATGAACCGGTTGCTTCTCTTGACCCTATTACAACACAAAAAGTTATGGAAGATTTAAAGAATATCAATCAATCCATGAAGAAAACGATTATTGTCAATCTCCATTCAGTACCACTAGCTAGAGAATTTTCAACTAGAATCATCGCACTAAATGCTGGAGAGGTTGTTTTTGATGGTTCTCCGGAAGCATTGACGGATGAGCGTTTGAACCAAATTTATGGTAAATCAATTTTTGAAGAAAAGGCAGGCGAGGCGGATGAGCTTGAAAGAAACCGTACACTTTAA